The stretch of DNA GGAGCCCGCATGTCATGTTCTCACTCAGAAACTGCACCGAGTCGCCGATCAGGTCACTGTCGATCTGTATCTGTTCATAAGTCTCGTTATCCATGAAAACATAAAACTCACCGTCCTGATACAGGTACTCGAATTGTCTCCGTTCGAGTCTCACTTCCTCAAAACGCTCCCCCGACCTGTACGTTCTTTCTATCACCGCCTTTGTTTTCACATTCCGCAGTTTCGTGCGGACAAATGCGCCGCCTTTTCCCGGTTTAACATGCTGGAATTCGATTATTGCAAATAACTCTCCATTTTCCGTAAAAGTAAAACCATTTCTGAAATCAGCGGTTGTTGCCATACATCCTCCATAACATCACATTATTAAACAATAAATACAATCAAATCCGGTTGACGAAGGGTGTATAAAAGTAGTAAAGATATTTTTTTTGTCAAGATTAAAATCACTGACGGAAAAAAATATTTGCACCATCTCATTCAACCCTGAAAAACCGAGTTACGCAAATGTGATCGAGTCGATCGATAAAGCTGTACAATACGGCCTATATTACCTTAATTTA from bacterium encodes:
- the efp gene encoding elongation factor P produces the protein MATTADFRNGFTFTENGELFAIIEFQHVKPGKGGAFVRTKLRNVKTKAVIERTYRSGERFEEVRLERRQFEYLYQDGEFYVFMDNETYEQIQIDSDLIGDSVQFLSENMTCGLLFHDDTPIEVELPTFVELEVVHTEPGFKGNTASNTMKQATLSTGAVINVPLFIDIGNVVKVDTRNGNYIERINK